The following are from one region of the Veillonella nakazawae genome:
- a CDS encoding N-acetylmuramoyl-L-alanine amidase family protein encodes MRKLFFMCLAVLMALPLFLTQAKAANLEDARWVTRTDAPVPYVRMVMDLSTPVKASASISKDGKTTTVTLKNTKLKTAKVNINMDSSIASSARLTEDGRDVKVTIKTPSSIDTSDVKVFSLKKDTVNKKPYRIVVDVQKKGVAPKPAYYGKRPSPSAHPAKNMPTGSGNYSISGGLSGKTITIDPGHGGSDSGAVGPHGVQEKNITLPISMYLKKALENRGAKVLMTRTTDVDVYGPNASGVDELGARVNVANRSNSDALISVHINAFNNPSVGGIATYYYSKTGNDARLAQKVQSQIASVPGFNGDRGIQEGNLYVLRHTNMPAILVELGFISNPNEERALQSPQTQEDFANRIANGVASYFGG; translated from the coding sequence TTGCGTAAACTATTTTTTATGTGCCTTGCTGTCTTGATGGCTTTACCTCTATTCTTGACTCAAGCAAAGGCAGCTAATCTTGAAGATGCTCGATGGGTGACACGAACTGATGCACCTGTACCATATGTTCGTATGGTAATGGATCTATCAACACCTGTGAAAGCATCTGCATCGATTAGCAAAGATGGGAAAACGACGACTGTTACCTTAAAGAACACAAAGCTAAAAACTGCTAAAGTGAATATTAATATGGACTCTAGCATAGCTAGTTCTGCTAGACTTACAGAGGATGGCAGAGATGTGAAAGTAACAATCAAGACACCTTCATCTATCGATACGAGTGATGTAAAGGTATTTTCCTTGAAAAAAGATACGGTTAATAAGAAACCGTATCGCATCGTTGTAGATGTACAGAAAAAAGGTGTGGCACCTAAACCTGCTTACTATGGCAAACGTCCATCTCCTTCTGCACATCCTGCGAAAAATATGCCGACAGGATCTGGTAACTATTCTATTAGCGGTGGTTTATCTGGCAAGACAATTACTATTGACCCAGGTCATGGTGGTAGTGACTCTGGTGCCGTTGGACCACATGGTGTACAAGAGAAAAATATTACACTACCGATTTCTATGTACTTGAAAAAAGCCTTAGAAAATCGTGGCGCTAAAGTGCTTATGACTCGTACTACAGACGTAGACGTATATGGTCCTAATGCAAGTGGTGTTGATGAATTAGGCGCTCGTGTTAATGTAGCGAACCGTAGCAATTCTGATGCGCTCATCAGTGTGCATATTAACGCATTTAACAACCCAAGTGTTGGTGGTATTGCAACATACTACTATAGTAAAACAGGTAATGATGCTCGTTTAGCACAAAAGGTACAATCTCAAATTGCTAGTGTACCAGGATTCAATGGTGACCGTGGCATTCAAGAAGGTAATTTGTATGTATTAAGACATACTAATATGCCTGCCATTCTTGTAGAGCTTGGATTTATTTCTAACCCTAATGAGGAACGTGCATTGCAATCTCCTCAAACACAAGAAGACTTTGCTAATCGCATTGCCAATGGTGTTGCTAGTTACTTTGGAGGTTAA
- a CDS encoding ComEC/Rec2 family competence protein, whose product MTNKIQRFIAFLLVLCIPIFAIAGCTHKDVANAASQTSSSTNEGYSIDTKQTNPEGHLDVYMLDIGQGDAILLKVADEYSMIDTGDIEHRENIVAQLKSMGVTKLKNIIITHPHADHMGGFYAIAKAMPIEHVYDDGISVDNNMYKTYEKWIDKNKIHRSTLRSGDVVDFGHGAVFVVYAPWAEPLTDKKGEPDLNNNSIVGKLIFGKFSMLFTGDAELQEEKKLIKEQNSRLFARVLKVGHHGSRTSSSEDFLKSIKPESALISNGMYNSYGHPHDITLRRLQENNIAIYRTDTMGRIHISTDGNEWQITTER is encoded by the coding sequence ATGACAAATAAAATACAGCGCTTTATAGCCTTTTTATTAGTGCTATGTATTCCAATCTTTGCTATTGCAGGATGTACGCATAAAGATGTAGCTAATGCAGCATCTCAGACTAGTTCTAGTACAAATGAAGGCTATTCTATCGATACTAAGCAAACGAACCCTGAAGGCCATCTAGACGTATATATGTTAGATATCGGTCAAGGGGATGCTATACTGCTTAAGGTTGCTGATGAATATAGTATGATCGATACAGGTGACATAGAGCATCGTGAAAATATTGTAGCTCAGCTAAAATCTATGGGTGTTACTAAGTTAAAAAATATTATCATTACACATCCACATGCTGATCATATGGGCGGTTTTTATGCTATTGCCAAAGCAATGCCTATTGAACATGTATATGATGATGGCATTTCTGTTGATAATAATATGTATAAAACCTATGAGAAATGGATTGATAAAAATAAAATCCACCGCTCTACATTGCGTAGTGGAGATGTAGTTGATTTTGGACATGGTGCTGTATTTGTAGTATATGCACCATGGGCGGAACCTTTAACAGATAAAAAAGGGGAGCCAGATCTTAATAATAACTCTATCGTAGGTAAATTAATTTTTGGTAAATTCTCTATGCTCTTTACTGGTGATGCAGAATTACAAGAAGAGAAAAAACTCATAAAAGAGCAGAACTCTAGACTGTTTGCTCGCGTTCTTAAGGTAGGACATCACGGTTCTCGTACAAGTAGCTCTGAAGATTTTTTGAAATCTATTAAACCAGAAAGTGCATTAATTTCAAATGGCATGTATAATAGTTATGGTCATCCTCACGATATAACATTGCGTCGTTTGCAGGAGAACAATATTGCCATTTACCGTACAGATACGATGGGACGTATTCACATTAGTACGGATGGGAATGAATGGCAAATTACAACTGAACGTTAG
- the tsaE gene encoding tRNA (adenosine(37)-N6)-threonylcarbamoyltransferase complex ATPase subunit type 1 TsaE translates to MNYKAHVQLETHTVEDTQQFGQLIGRWAKQSGEPLCIALIGDLGTGKTHLSQGIAKGFGVTEEITSPTFAIMNTYDVDRIHLYHFDVYRLDDISELENIGFYEYTEDCVSIVEWADKFPDELPDETLWIYLTRIDDTSRSITLGSDYLSEDDLVEIGGPYVVGN, encoded by the coding sequence ATGAATTATAAGGCACATGTTCAATTAGAAACTCATACAGTAGAAGATACACAACAATTTGGACAGTTAATAGGTAGATGGGCCAAACAAAGCGGAGAACCTTTATGTATTGCCTTAATTGGTGATTTGGGGACAGGAAAAACGCACCTATCCCAAGGCATTGCGAAAGGCTTTGGAGTTACAGAGGAGATTACAAGCCCTACCTTTGCAATCATGAATACTTATGATGTGGATAGAATACATTTATATCATTTTGATGTATATCGTTTGGATGATATAAGCGAGCTTGAAAATATTGGCTTCTACGAATATACAGAGGATTGCGTATCCATTGTGGAATGGGCCGATAAATTCCCAGATGAATTACCAGATGAAACATTATGGATTTATTTGACGCGCATTGATGATACAAGCCGATCTATCACATTAGGTAGTGATTACCTTTCAGAGGATGATTTAGTAGAAATAGGAGGCCCATATGTGGTTGGGAATTGA
- a CDS encoding NAD(P)H-hydrate dehydratase codes for MQILTTEDARYIDQEVPKQLGVSLEILMENAGRGIVDALWGQYDLFSLDNARSINSFVLFICGTGNNGADGLVAARHLLEQGVPVQIALVGDTSKCSDLFAVQLKRCEAMGCIIDMFDDFNDWSNVAIVVEGIMGTGLAGRLRDTTIDILHVIDTMRSQYNFDLWAIDVPAGLNATTGQVAEGTLVYDYTVTFGAIKQGLLLYPGKAVGGTVVVAPLGAPWQQVLGERASTITIDSDLAEKLINYRIPMAHKGVNGNTLIIGGSSDMIGAPILAAEAAVHSGAGKVTLGVPESIKQIVQGRIIPEVMVTSTEANQAMLEGRQVVAMGPGLGRTCDIPDFVDSILDSYEGQLVLDADALYALGHVGSVDKDTLRDGAIESIYMVERDLPYCVMTPHLGEFSRLIDLPIKWIERHYITLARAFAKAHQVVLVLKGIPSVVALPDGTVYVNTIGNAGMGTGGMGDVLTGVIAGFISQGYSLQDSAILGVYVHSRSADILSDTKTWGYTPSDVSTSIGCVISELLGE; via the coding sequence ATGCAAATATTAACAACTGAAGATGCTCGATATATAGATCAAGAAGTACCTAAGCAATTAGGTGTCTCTTTAGAAATTTTAATGGAAAATGCAGGACGTGGCATTGTGGATGCTTTGTGGGGACAATATGACTTGTTTTCCTTAGATAATGCACGTTCTATCAATAGTTTTGTACTATTTATCTGTGGTACAGGTAATAATGGGGCAGATGGCCTTGTAGCAGCTCGTCATCTTTTAGAGCAAGGTGTACCGGTACAAATTGCACTAGTAGGTGATACGAGTAAATGTAGCGATCTTTTTGCAGTTCAACTCAAGAGATGTGAAGCAATGGGCTGTATCATTGATATGTTTGATGATTTTAATGATTGGTCAAATGTAGCTATAGTTGTAGAAGGCATTATGGGAACAGGTTTAGCTGGACGTCTTCGAGATACGACAATAGACATATTGCACGTTATTGATACTATGCGCAGTCAATATAATTTTGATTTGTGGGCTATCGATGTACCTGCTGGCTTAAATGCCACAACAGGTCAAGTAGCTGAAGGTACTTTGGTCTATGATTACACAGTTACCTTTGGTGCTATCAAACAAGGTTTATTACTATATCCTGGCAAGGCTGTAGGGGGTACCGTAGTGGTTGCTCCTTTGGGGGCTCCTTGGCAACAGGTACTCGGAGAACGAGCTAGTACTATAACTATAGACTCTGACTTAGCGGAAAAACTCATCAACTATAGAATTCCTATGGCTCATAAAGGCGTTAATGGGAATACCTTGATTATTGGTGGTTCTAGTGATATGATTGGTGCACCTATTTTAGCTGCAGAGGCTGCAGTTCATAGCGGTGCTGGCAAGGTGACATTAGGGGTTCCAGAATCGATTAAACAGATCGTACAAGGTCGCATCATACCGGAAGTTATGGTCACCTCTACAGAGGCTAATCAAGCTATGTTAGAAGGTCGCCAAGTGGTTGCTATGGGACCAGGACTAGGACGTACTTGTGATATTCCTGATTTTGTAGATTCTATTTTAGATAGCTACGAAGGTCAATTAGTTCTTGACGCAGATGCGCTTTATGCGTTGGGCCATGTAGGTTCTGTTGATAAAGATACCTTACGCGATGGTGCGATTGAGTCTATATACATGGTGGAACGAGATCTACCTTATTGTGTTATGACACCTCACTTAGGTGAGTTTAGTAGGCTCATTGATTTACCTATAAAATGGATTGAACGTCACTATATTACATTGGCACGAGCATTTGCTAAGGCTCATCAGGTAGTACTTGTTCTAAAAGGAATTCCTTCTGTTGTGGCACTACCTGACGGTACAGTTTATGTTAATACTATCGGAAACGCTGGTATGGGAACTGGCGGTATGGGGGATGTATTAACCGGAGTCATTGCAGGCTTTATTAGCCAAGGGTATTCCTTACAGGATAGTGCCATTTTAGGGGTCTATGTACATAGTCGCAGTGCAGATATACTAAGTGATACGAAAACGTGGGGATATACACCTAGTGATGTAAGTACTTCTATAGGCTGTGTCATTAGTGAATTATTGGGAGAATAA
- the thiL gene encoding thiamine-phosphate kinase has protein sequence MQLKDVGEFNFIRHIQNDTIHDSSTVITGIGDDCAVYRATDETDQLISTDTMVEGIHFSFRYMKPYDVGYRLMTANLSDIAAMGGTPRQIVLSVATPEYVDTAILDEIYRGIKDQCARYHLNILGGDTVRTEGPMVWTITIIGDVPTGTAIMRSGAQVGDIVGITNYIGYAATGLGALSYNLDGYSMTKVGHQRPDPQIELGQQLRQLGVHSMNDISDGLGSELNEIASASNVSIVIEEKAIPLHEETYELAKYLQTNPVDYALYGGEDFQLVFTAPKASIPKLESLSGITIIGEVISGPCHVQMVTPDKTIKTIEAKGYNHFHEL, from the coding sequence ATGCAATTAAAAGATGTAGGGGAATTTAATTTCATACGCCACATTCAAAATGATACGATACATGATTCGAGCACTGTAATTACAGGGATTGGTGATGATTGTGCAGTGTATCGTGCTACAGATGAAACAGATCAATTAATTAGTACAGATACGATGGTGGAAGGTATTCATTTTAGCTTTCGCTACATGAAACCTTATGATGTAGGCTATCGTCTCATGACAGCTAATTTAAGTGATATTGCTGCTATGGGGGGGACCCCTCGACAAATAGTTTTATCTGTGGCGACACCTGAATATGTTGATACAGCTATTTTAGATGAAATTTATAGAGGTATTAAAGATCAATGTGCTAGATATCATCTTAATATTCTTGGTGGAGATACGGTGCGTACGGAAGGACCTATGGTGTGGACTATTACCATCATAGGCGATGTTCCTACTGGCACTGCCATTATGCGCAGTGGTGCGCAAGTTGGCGATATTGTGGGCATTACAAATTATATAGGTTATGCTGCCACAGGTTTAGGTGCGTTATCCTATAATTTAGATGGCTATTCTATGACGAAGGTTGGTCATCAACGACCAGATCCACAAATTGAATTAGGCCAACAATTGAGACAACTGGGAGTTCATAGTATGAATGATATTAGTGATGGTCTCGGTAGTGAATTAAATGAAATTGCATCGGCTAGTAACGTATCTATTGTTATAGAGGAAAAAGCTATTCCACTTCATGAAGAAACTTATGAATTAGCTAAGTATTTACAGACTAATCCAGTGGATTATGCATTATATGGTGGTGAGGATTTTCAACTAGTATTCACGGCTCCTAAAGCATCGATTCCTAAATTAGAGAGTTTATCTGGCATTACTATAATCGGTGAAGTTATATCTGGACCATGTCATGTTCAGATGGTAACACCGGATAAAACGATTAAGACCATAGAAGCGAAAGGATATAATCATTTTCATGAATTATAA
- a CDS encoding phosphatidylserine decarboxylase family protein, protein MPTGPIIKEGFPLIGAMLIIAVVLGFLGHYVIAIISFILALFFVNFFRNPKRVIPQDPDLILSPADGKIMDISDVYEDIYLHKECKKVTIFLSVFDVHANRAPIDGKITYRHYTMGSFLPAFKDSVGFENERHTICIENDRTSVLVTQIAGLLARRIVSWTDLDSVLERGQLYGMIKFGSCTEIYMDKNVELFVEKGQHITGGDTVIGRLRHE, encoded by the coding sequence GTGCCTACAGGACCAATAATTAAGGAAGGGTTTCCACTGATAGGGGCTATGCTCATTATCGCGGTGGTATTAGGGTTTTTAGGACATTATGTAATTGCGATTATTTCATTTATTCTGGCATTATTTTTCGTCAATTTCTTTAGAAATCCTAAACGTGTAATCCCTCAAGATCCTGATTTAATTTTATCTCCAGCGGATGGTAAAATTATGGATATTTCTGATGTATACGAAGATATTTACTTACATAAAGAGTGTAAAAAAGTAACTATTTTCCTATCTGTTTTTGACGTACATGCTAATCGTGCGCCTATTGATGGTAAAATTACATACCGTCACTACACAATGGGCAGTTTCTTGCCTGCTTTTAAAGATAGTGTAGGTTTTGAAAATGAACGTCATACTATTTGTATTGAAAATGATCGTACTTCCGTATTGGTAACACAAATTGCAGGCCTTTTAGCGCGTCGTATCGTATCTTGGACAGACCTTGATAGCGTGCTTGAACGCGGCCAATTGTACGGGATGATTAAATTCGGTTCTTGTACTGAAATCTACATGGATAAGAATGTAGAGTTGTTCGTGGAAAAAGGTCAACATATTACAGGTGGAGACACTGTTATCGGGAGGTTGCGTCATGAATAA
- the surE gene encoding 5'/3'-nucleotidase SurE — MHILMCNDDGILADGLRRLASYLSHYYRITVVAPANEQSAKSHALTTEIPLKLDAYNGEDENPRLYALTGTPSDCMKFGLSYLLTDDMPDLVISGINHGFNLGSDVLYSGTVSAAMESCFYGIPGLALSVERYSPERGDEMHPFIHELIEKIYVKGNFDGLLNVNFPLRGVCDWDHFKMVSQGLQTYSNIIDARINSRGQDYYWLAGELDYGAESVPTDVEYARKGYITGVALTWKQQCDSGMEAVQNILDKI; from the coding sequence ATGCATATTTTAATGTGTAATGATGATGGTATTTTAGCAGATGGTTTACGCCGTCTTGCATCGTACTTAAGTCATTATTATCGAATTACCGTTGTAGCACCTGCAAATGAGCAAAGTGCTAAATCCCATGCATTGACGACTGAGATTCCTTTAAAATTAGACGCGTACAATGGCGAGGATGAAAATCCTCGCCTTTATGCTCTAACGGGAACTCCTTCTGATTGCATGAAGTTTGGCCTTAGTTATTTATTGACTGATGATATGCCTGATCTTGTGATTTCAGGTATTAACCATGGCTTTAATCTGGGCTCAGATGTGCTATATTCTGGTACTGTATCTGCTGCTATGGAAAGTTGTTTTTATGGCATTCCAGGGTTAGCATTGTCTGTGGAACGATATTCTCCTGAACGAGGGGATGAAATGCATCCCTTTATCCATGAATTGATAGAAAAAATTTATGTGAAAGGGAATTTTGATGGCTTATTAAATGTGAACTTTCCGTTACGTGGCGTATGTGATTGGGATCATTTTAAAATGGTTAGTCAAGGTTTACAAACTTATAGCAATATTATTGATGCTCGTATTAACTCAAGAGGGCAGGATTACTATTGGTTGGCAGGCGAGCTAGATTATGGTGCTGAAAGTGTTCCCACTGATGTGGAATATGCTCGTAAAGGCTATATAACAGGTGTAGCTCTTACGTGGAAGCAACAATGTGACAGCGGTATGGAAGCGGTTCAAAATATTTTAGATAAAATATAA
- the acpS gene encoding holo-ACP synthase, producing the protein MKLGNDIIEIDRIRQALEKSQSFRDRVYTPHEIDYCESRNKGRYESYAGIYAAKEAFIKALGTGMRHGSWQDIEIGHDELGAPLIRLQDTFKDIYETLGYTDTHVSISHCKAYAMSTVILEGA; encoded by the coding sequence ATGAAATTAGGGAATGATATTATAGAAATTGACCGCATCCGTCAAGCTTTAGAGAAATCTCAATCATTTCGCGACCGTGTATATACGCCTCATGAGATTGATTATTGTGAAAGCCGAAATAAGGGGCGTTACGAGTCTTATGCCGGTATATATGCTGCTAAAGAGGCTTTCATTAAAGCATTAGGTACGGGAATGCGTCATGGTTCATGGCAAGATATAGAAATCGGTCATGATGAATTAGGGGCTCCCTTAATTCGATTACAAGATACTTTTAAAGATATTTATGAAACATTAGGCTATACGGATACACATGTATCGATTAGTCATTGCAAAGCATATGCAATGAGTACAGTTATACTTGAAGGAGCATAA
- a CDS encoding WecB/TagA/CpsF family glycosyltransferase — translation MNKRISVLSVPIDCVTMDEAVQRILQLTEEPGLHLVATANAEMVMLANENPTLHTILNNASLVVPDGAGILWAAERQGEHVPERVTGVDVTKRLFKVAAERQIPVYCLGAAPGVAQRAIDNLSAQVGPLNIAGIHDGFFDSTEEQEIVKAISESKAKLVFVALGVPKQEQWISEKLSHLDGVVAIGIGGSFDVLAGNIPRAPEWMQRNRLEWLYRLYLEPQRIGRMLAIPKFMWTVIRNK, via the coding sequence TTGAATAAACGTATTTCTGTTTTATCTGTGCCTATCGATTGTGTAACAATGGATGAGGCTGTCCAACGTATTTTACAATTAACTGAAGAGCCGGGACTACATTTAGTAGCCACGGCTAATGCAGAAATGGTTATGTTGGCAAATGAAAATCCTACATTGCACACCATATTGAATAATGCTAGTCTCGTCGTTCCTGACGGGGCTGGCATTTTGTGGGCTGCAGAGCGTCAAGGTGAACATGTTCCTGAACGCGTAACTGGTGTAGACGTAACTAAACGATTATTTAAAGTTGCGGCTGAACGGCAAATTCCTGTATACTGCTTAGGAGCAGCACCTGGTGTTGCTCAACGAGCAATTGATAATTTATCTGCCCAAGTTGGACCGTTAAATATAGCAGGGATTCATGATGGATTCTTCGATAGCACAGAGGAACAAGAAATCGTTAAAGCTATTAGTGAGTCTAAGGCAAAATTAGTCTTTGTTGCCTTAGGCGTACCAAAGCAAGAACAATGGATTTCAGAAAAATTGAGTCACCTGGATGGCGTTGTTGCTATCGGCATAGGTGGTTCCTTTGATGTCTTGGCAGGTAATATTCCTCGGGCTCCAGAATGGATGCAACGCAATCGTCTCGAATGGTTGTATCGATTATATTTAGAACCTCAACGGATTGGCCGCATGTTGGCTATTCCGAAGTTTATGTGGACCGTTATTAGAAATAAATAG
- a CDS encoding glycosyltransferase family 2 protein, translating to MNYLLDLILIPMQVIIVIYTVYYFVLAVIGMWRSRVHKNYTPKNSFAIVVCAHNEEAVVGELVKNLRSLDYPDELYDIFVVADNCTDKTAEVASAAGANVHERFNKEEVGKGYAMGWMFDRVERMDRKYDAFLIFDADNLVHPQFMLEMNDHLEKGESVIQGYLNSKNPTDSWVAGTFSIMFWMVNHMWHLAKYRIGLSTALGGTGMCIRTSIIREYGWDCNSLTEDMEFSMKLLTHGLKTTWAHDAIVYDEKVTTMMASCKQRLRWAQGQFDCADRYIPKLFAAGIKQGNIVILDGILQVSQPYFLLLTTIYLVFSYINAYVPIYTNILYQIMPMSVWQIIGIGQYLFPLIVLLKIKVPPKIWFYYLLYPIFVYSWVPVNILGWFRRHNKEWSHTVHTRAVGLNDVKLTRMGNMNKNKK from the coding sequence ATGAATTACCTACTGGATCTGATATTGATCCCTATGCAGGTAATAATCGTAATTTATACGGTTTATTATTTTGTGCTCGCCGTAATTGGTATGTGGCGGTCTCGAGTACATAAAAACTATACCCCTAAAAATTCCTTTGCTATCGTTGTGTGTGCTCATAATGAGGAAGCCGTAGTTGGTGAGTTAGTAAAAAACTTACGTAGTTTGGACTACCCTGATGAGTTGTACGATATCTTTGTTGTTGCCGATAACTGTACAGATAAGACTGCTGAGGTAGCAAGTGCTGCTGGTGCCAATGTACATGAACGATTCAATAAAGAAGAAGTAGGCAAAGGCTATGCCATGGGGTGGATGTTTGATCGTGTGGAAAGAATGGATCGGAAATATGATGCCTTTCTTATCTTTGATGCCGATAATTTAGTACATCCTCAATTTATGTTAGAAATGAATGATCATCTTGAAAAAGGTGAGTCTGTAATTCAAGGTTATTTGAACTCTAAAAACCCAACAGACTCTTGGGTTGCGGGTACATTTTCCATCATGTTTTGGATGGTTAATCATATGTGGCATTTAGCAAAATACCGCATTGGCTTGTCCACAGCACTAGGTGGTACTGGTATGTGTATACGTACATCTATCATCCGTGAATATGGCTGGGATTGTAATAGCTTGACTGAGGATATGGAATTCTCTATGAAGCTATTAACACATGGTCTTAAAACTACTTGGGCTCACGATGCCATTGTGTATGATGAAAAAGTTACGACTATGATGGCTTCTTGTAAACAACGTTTACGTTGGGCACAAGGTCAATTTGACTGTGCGGATCGATATATTCCTAAATTATTTGCCGCAGGTATTAAACAAGGAAATATCGTTATTCTAGATGGCATTTTACAAGTTAGTCAGCCTTATTTCTTGTTGTTGACAACTATATATTTAGTATTTTCATATATCAATGCATATGTGCCGATTTATACAAATATTTTGTATCAAATTATGCCGATGTCTGTATGGCAAATTATCGGTATTGGTCAATATTTGTTCCCACTTATTGTATTGTTAAAAATTAAGGTTCCACCTAAAATTTGGTTCTACTATTTGTTATATCCAATTTTTGTATACTCTTGGGTTCCTGTAAATATTTTAGGTTGGTTCCGTCGTCATAATAAGGAATGGTCTCATACAGTTCATACGCGAGCTGTTGGTTTGAATGACGTGAAATTAACACGTATGGGCAATATGAATAAGAATAAAAAATAG
- the pssA gene encoding CDP-diacylglycerol--serine O-phosphatidyltransferase yields MNKSIIPNLFTSANLAFGVLGITFSATGNTFYAAICVLLSLVADGLDGRVARALGVAGPMGRELDSLSDVVGFGVAPAYMLYMKELYGLGWIAYVPLLVFAVLGAFRLARFNIKTEEVHGYFEGLPIPAAGCLAATYVLCGVEVPQFVLVVCMIGVGFLMVSEVKYPDFKGKTAIYINKLSIVLTAIFVIACLVYDWHTWAVMIFAGYVVFGLVNGALNIVRK; encoded by the coding sequence ATGAATAAATCTATTATTCCAAATTTGTTTACTAGTGCTAATTTAGCTTTTGGTGTTCTAGGTATCACATTCTCTGCTACAGGGAATACCTTCTATGCTGCTATCTGCGTACTATTATCCTTAGTTGCTGATGGTTTAGATGGTCGTGTAGCGAGAGCTTTAGGTGTGGCAGGACCTATGGGTCGTGAATTAGACTCTTTGTCAGATGTTGTAGGCTTTGGTGTAGCACCAGCTTATATGTTATATATGAAAGAGCTTTATGGTTTGGGATGGATTGCCTATGTACCATTATTAGTATTTGCTGTATTGGGCGCATTCCGTCTTGCTCGTTTTAACATTAAAACCGAAGAAGTTCATGGTTACTTTGAAGGATTGCCAATTCCAGCTGCAGGTTGCTTGGCGGCTACCTACGTATTGTGTGGTGTAGAGGTTCCTCAATTTGTATTAGTAGTTTGCATGATTGGTGTAGGCTTTTTAATGGTTAGTGAAGTAAAATACCCAGACTTCAAAGGTAAAACTGCAATCTATATTAATAAACTTTCCATTGTACTAACTGCTATTTTTGTCATAGCTTGTCTCGTATATGATTGGCATACATGGGCAGTAATGATCTTTGCTGGTTATGTAGTATTTGGCCTTGTTAATGGGGCGTTAAATATAGTGCGTAAATAA
- a CDS encoding GerMN domain-containing protein, with the protein MKLRKQVLSILCVGLLAFVAGCTPNQAPTTGKSEPVQETKVNKDAETTKVSQEKVKMAFFVPTEDGSGVTQSTVEIEADKVTPKAALLAMLKADRAQKYPVFSKDIEIISVTVKDGIASVEVNDAFVKGNGGDLTVKLQMAAIVNTLTSFDNINGVLFVDNGKKVSTVGSFDTKNPVKRMTNLIKK; encoded by the coding sequence ATGAAATTACGTAAACAAGTTCTGTCGATCCTCTGTGTAGGCTTGCTTGCATTTGTAGCAGGTTGTACACCTAATCAAGCTCCTACAACAGGTAAAAGTGAACCTGTGCAAGAGACGAAAGTCAATAAGGATGCAGAAACAACAAAAGTATCTCAAGAAAAGGTTAAGATGGCCTTCTTTGTTCCAACAGAGGATGGCTCAGGGGTAACACAATCAACTGTTGAGATTGAGGCGGATAAAGTAACGCCTAAAGCTGCTCTTCTAGCGATGCTAAAAGCTGATAGAGCACAAAAATATCCAGTATTCTCTAAGGATATTGAAATCATATCCGTTACTGTAAAGGACGGCATTGCTTCTGTAGAGGTTAATGACGCTTTCGTAAAAGGTAATGGTGGGGACTTAACTGTTAAATTGCAAATGGCTGCCATTGTAAATACATTGACATCCTTTGATAATATTAATGGTGTTCTCTTCGTTGATAATGGTAAAAAGGTTTCTACTGTAGGTTCCTTTGATACGAAAAATCCTGTTAAACGGATGACAAACCTAATTAAAAAATAA